The Antarcticibacterium sp. 1MA-6-2 genome has a window encoding:
- a CDS encoding S9 family peptidase yields MNSGNKRALTSGNFEVFDPFISKDEKNWYLATSEVNPGERHFYRMPLMGGKMEKLTQMEGNNEVNLSPDEKHMAILHSYSNKPWELYLKKTSAKAEAEQLTQGQSEEFRAYDWREPQLVKFKAEDGAMVPARLYKPENANGAGVIFAHGAGYLQNVHKWWSSYFREYMFHNLLTDLGYTVLDIDYRGSAYYGRDWRTGIYLHMGGKDLSDQVDGAEYLVAEHGLDAENIGIYGGSYGGFITLMALFTEAETFKSGAALRSVTDWAHYNHGYTSNILNNPADDPIAYRRSSPIYFAEGLEGNLLIAHGMVDVNVHFQDVVRLAQRLIELGKEDWELAVYPVEDHGFVEPSSWTDEYRRILKLFNETLLKKD; encoded by the coding sequence GTGAATTCTGGAAACAAGAGGGCTTTAACAAGCGGAAATTTTGAAGTCTTTGATCCTTTTATTTCGAAAGATGAGAAGAACTGGTATTTAGCGACTTCTGAAGTTAATCCGGGGGAAAGGCATTTCTACAGGATGCCACTTATGGGAGGTAAGATGGAAAAACTTACGCAGATGGAAGGAAATAATGAAGTGAATCTATCTCCTGATGAAAAACATATGGCCATCCTTCACTCCTACAGCAATAAACCGTGGGAGCTTTATCTGAAGAAAACTTCAGCAAAAGCTGAAGCAGAACAATTAACACAAGGTCAAAGTGAAGAATTTCGTGCCTATGACTGGAGAGAACCTCAGCTCGTGAAGTTCAAAGCAGAAGATGGTGCAATGGTTCCCGCCAGGTTATACAAACCTGAAAACGCGAACGGAGCAGGGGTCATTTTCGCACACGGCGCAGGCTACCTTCAAAATGTGCATAAATGGTGGTCCAGTTATTTTAGAGAATATATGTTCCACAACCTGTTAACAGATCTCGGGTATACAGTTTTAGATATTGATTACCGCGGAAGTGCTTACTACGGAAGGGACTGGAGAACAGGAATTTACCTTCACATGGGAGGAAAAGATCTAAGCGACCAGGTAGATGGTGCAGAGTATCTTGTTGCCGAACATGGTTTGGACGCAGAAAATATTGGCATCTACGGCGGAAGTTATGGCGGATTTATAACGCTGATGGCATTATTTACTGAAGCTGAAACTTTTAAAAGTGGTGCTGCATTGCGTTCTGTAACAGACTGGGCACATTACAACCATGGCTATACCTCAAATATTTTAAATAATCCGGCTGATGATCCTATCGCATACCGCCGCTCCTCTCCTATTTATTTTGCTGAAGGCTTAGAAGGAAATCTTCTCATCGCCCACGGAATGGTAGATGTAAATGTACATTTTCAGGATGTTGTAAGGCTGGCGCAAAGGCTTATAGAATTAGGAAAAGAAGATTGGGAACTGGCCGTTTATCCCGTAGAGGATCACGGATTTGTGGAACCCAGCAGCTGGACAGATGAGTACAGGAGAATTTTGAAATTGTTCAATGAAACCCTCCTGAAGAAAGATTAA
- a CDS encoding RtcB family protein, which yields MQKLTIFGKELIDENSIKQIQNCVGPEDIAVLTADAHYGYGHPIGGAVAYKNHISLSGVGFDIACGNKAVKTTVKASEINVAAVMDEIFKRISFGVGRTNNEPLDHPVFEKIAKADFAPQRRLLDLSVEQLGTVGSGNHFVDLFEDDDGFLWIGVHFGSRGFGHKTTTGFIAMSQNKGFFEHAKEGGMDSKPILFDINSAIGQDYIAAMNLAGEFAYA from the coding sequence ATGCAGAAATTGACAATCTTCGGAAAAGAATTAATAGATGAAAATTCAATAAAACAAATTCAGAATTGTGTAGGACCGGAAGACATTGCTGTTCTAACTGCTGATGCTCATTACGGGTACGGCCATCCCATTGGAGGAGCAGTGGCTTATAAAAACCATATTTCCCTTTCCGGAGTGGGTTTTGATATTGCGTGCGGAAACAAAGCTGTAAAAACAACTGTCAAAGCTTCAGAAATTAATGTAGCGGCAGTAATGGATGAGATCTTTAAAAGGATCTCCTTTGGTGTCGGTCGCACGAACAATGAACCTCTGGATCATCCGGTTTTTGAAAAGATTGCCAAAGCCGACTTTGCCCCACAACGCCGCCTGCTGGATCTTTCTGTAGAACAATTGGGGACAGTAGGTTCCGGAAACCACTTTGTAGATCTTTTTGAAGATGATGATGGGTTTTTGTGGATAGGGGTTCATTTTGGTTCCCGCGGATTCGGACATAAAACCACCACCGGATTCATTGCTATGTCACAGAACAAAGGATTTTTTGAACATGCCAAAGAAGGAGGAATGGATTCAAAACCTATCTTGTTCGACATAAATTCAGCTATTGGACAGGACTATATTGCAGCGATGAACCTGGCTGGAGAATTTGCTTATGCTTAG
- a CDS encoding SdiA-regulated domain-containing protein — MEKEPAFKLLFDDPVFSEIKEKKIEKTILPSEINIHPTTGNIYILEGVSPKIVILDSEGKSKNLQLLSRNQFRQAEGLTFGSNGEIYISNEGKGGKANILQVKLN, encoded by the coding sequence ATTGAAAAGGAGCCAGCTTTTAAACTTCTATTTGATGATCCTGTTTTTAGTGAAATAAAAGAGAAGAAAATAGAGAAAACAATACTTCCTTCTGAAATTAATATTCATCCAACTACAGGAAATATTTATATCCTGGAAGGGGTAAGTCCTAAGATTGTTATCTTAGACAGTGAAGGAAAGTCAAAAAACCTACAGCTGTTAAGCAGAAATCAATTTCGTCAAGCTGAAGGCTTAACTTTTGGCTCAAATGGCGAAATTTATATTTCTAATGAAGGAAAAGGTGGGAAGGCAAACATTCTTCAGGTAAAATTAAATTAA
- a CDS encoding cation:proton antiporter, with product MDLMLIVFFISLIIILSGAVYKKLQSYSITEPFLAIILGLIVGPDVFNLIESAPASEEFKILKTVCEFTIAMALMATALRLPQKFFTKNVQTASLLVIFGMLLMWLLGSTVFYLIIPDLSIGHSLLLGAIISPTDPVVASTLTSGKTAEKYLPGFIRNNLSFESGMNDGLAYPIVFLSLLIAGMANFDLAEWTTRILLYENILCAVLAYLVGSGA from the coding sequence ATGGATTTAATGCTAATTGTCTTCTTCATTAGCTTAATTATTATTCTCTCAGGAGCCGTTTATAAGAAACTACAATCCTATTCTATTACTGAACCTTTTTTGGCCATAATTTTGGGTTTGATAGTAGGTCCGGATGTTTTTAATTTAATAGAATCTGCACCTGCTTCCGAAGAATTTAAAATTCTTAAAACCGTTTGTGAATTCACTATTGCGATGGCTCTAATGGCAACTGCACTAAGGCTGCCTCAAAAATTTTTCACAAAGAATGTACAAACTGCCTCTCTGCTGGTAATCTTTGGAATGCTGTTAATGTGGCTACTTGGTTCCACTGTCTTTTATCTCATCATTCCTGATTTATCTATAGGCCATAGTTTGCTTTTAGGAGCAATAATTTCTCCTACAGATCCTGTAGTTGCTTCCACCCTTACCAGCGGAAAAACTGCGGAAAAATATCTCCCGGGTTTCATCAGGAACAACTTATCCTTCGAATCTGGTATGAATGATGGCCTGGCCTACCCTATAGTTTTTCTGTCGTTGTTGATCGCGGGAATGGCAAATTTTGACTTGGCGGAATGGACAACAAGAATATTATTATATGAAAATATATTATGTGCTGTGCTTGCATATCTGGTAGGTTCCGGTGCTTAG
- a CDS encoding outer membrane beta-barrel protein, which translates to MINWLSNEGRGDISFSYGVAVAYKISNRLSIRSGINKVDLSYNTRDVSYGTAISAMAVENNDARAVTLASPVMGNINQNLGFVEVPVELKYGVIDKKFGLNIIGGASTLFLSENNVTLEAGAATTSFGEAGNLNNVSYSANMGVGLDYNISSKFQINVEPIFKYQINTFNNTSDVKPYYFGVYSGLSFKF; encoded by the coding sequence ATGATCAATTGGCTAAGCAATGAGGGAAGAGGCGATATATCTTTTTCCTACGGTGTCGCTGTAGCATATAAAATTTCAAATAGACTTTCAATACGATCGGGTATAAATAAAGTTGATCTCAGTTATAACACCAGGGATGTCTCATACGGTACTGCCATAAGTGCTATGGCTGTGGAAAATAACGATGCCCGGGCAGTAACCCTTGCTTCACCTGTTATGGGAAATATTAATCAAAATCTTGGTTTTGTTGAGGTTCCCGTGGAACTAAAATATGGGGTTATTGATAAAAAATTTGGTTTAAACATTATTGGTGGGGCCAGCACTCTTTTTCTTAGCGAAAATAATGTTACACTTGAGGCCGGAGCCGCCACTACTTCTTTTGGTGAAGCCGGAAACCTTAATAATGTAAGTTATAGCGCAAATATGGGAGTGGGATTAGATTATAACATTTCCTCAAAATTCCAGATAAATGTTGAGCCTATTTTTAAATACCAGATTAACACCTTCAACAACACATCTGATGTTAAACCTTATTACTTCGGAGTTTATTCTGGCTTAAGTTTTAAATTTTAA
- a CDS encoding response regulator transcription factor yields the protein MKILIVEDEPEMLQNIQFQLEKENYTVETAGTYDEGLEKLAIYDYDCILLDITLPDGDGLDLLEFHRKSEKNSAVIILSAKNSLDDKLSGLNLGADDYLPKPFHFAELNARINAVLRRRSFDGNDFIEIENVSIDPRQRTLHINGKEVILNRKEFDIFLYLCVNRNRLIRKSALAEHVWGDHIDQSDDYSFIYAQIKNLRKKLIDNGAELELKAIYGIGYKIITE from the coding sequence ATGAAAATCCTAATTGTTGAAGACGAACCTGAAATGTTGCAAAACATTCAGTTCCAGTTGGAAAAAGAAAATTATACAGTTGAAACCGCGGGTACCTATGACGAAGGTTTGGAGAAACTGGCTATATATGACTATGATTGTATTCTCCTGGACATTACCTTACCCGATGGAGACGGACTGGATCTGTTGGAATTTCACAGAAAATCGGAAAAGAACAGTGCGGTAATCATTCTCTCAGCCAAAAATTCTCTGGACGATAAATTATCTGGCCTTAATCTGGGAGCAGATGATTACCTGCCTAAACCTTTTCACTTCGCCGAGTTGAATGCACGAATTAACGCAGTGTTACGCAGGCGGAGTTTTGATGGGAATGACTTTATTGAAATAGAAAATGTAAGTATTGATCCCCGGCAACGAACCCTGCACATTAACGGAAAGGAGGTCATCCTTAACCGGAAAGAATTTGATATTTTCCTGTATTTATGTGTGAACAGAAATCGTTTAATCAGGAAATCTGCTTTGGCTGAACACGTTTGGGGCGATCATATAGACCAATCTGATGATTATTCTTTTATTTATGCACAAATCAAAAATTTAAGAAAGAAACTTATAGATAACGGTGCAGAATTGGAACTTAAAGCAATCTATGGGATAGGGTACAAAATTATAACTGAATGA
- a CDS encoding TVP38/TMEM64 family protein, translating to MEEKIETTSVKKSKAPLYISAAIIVSLVAAYFFIPAVNNFLNEAWQVLTSDDETRIKQWVSQFGWVGPLVLVLTMVLQMFLLVIPSLLLMVVSVLAYGPIWGSAIIFASIFTASSVGYFIGRYFGPAIVERLIGEKSEKKIRDFLEDYGFWAVIVTRINPLLSNDAISFVAGILKMGYWRFITATLVGIAPLTIFIAVLGKTTQGLKTGLIWGSIISLILFLAYVWWDKKKRKK from the coding sequence ATGGAAGAGAAAATAGAGACTACATCAGTAAAAAAGAGTAAAGCACCTTTATATATTTCTGCAGCAATTATTGTTTCCTTAGTTGCTGCATATTTTTTTATTCCGGCAGTAAACAATTTTTTAAATGAAGCCTGGCAGGTTCTTACCAGTGATGATGAGACCCGAATAAAACAGTGGGTAAGCCAGTTTGGCTGGGTAGGACCATTGGTGTTAGTACTTACGATGGTACTTCAAATGTTTTTACTGGTGATACCTTCTCTGCTTTTAATGGTAGTATCAGTTTTAGCTTATGGTCCTATTTGGGGTAGTGCAATTATTTTTGCATCCATATTTACAGCTTCGTCTGTAGGATACTTCATTGGACGATATTTTGGACCCGCTATTGTTGAAAGGTTAATTGGAGAAAAATCTGAAAAAAAAATCAGGGATTTCCTGGAGGACTATGGTTTTTGGGCGGTTATAGTAACGCGTATTAACCCTTTATTGTCCAACGATGCTATTAGTTTTGTCGCAGGAATTTTAAAAATGGGTTACTGGCGGTTTATAACTGCGACCCTGGTTGGAATTGCACCTCTTACTATCTTCATTGCCGTTTTAGGAAAAACCACACAGGGTTTAAAAACGGGTTTGATTTGGGGTTCAATTATAAGTTTAATTCTGTTTCTTGCGTATGTGTGGTGGGATAAAAAGAAAAGAAAGAAATAA
- a CDS encoding RNA polymerase sigma factor has product MGLKKLIIRCKKQDRKAQEELYHAYAGKFLTLCLKYSESYEQAEDNLQDGFIKIFSKIDQYNEKGTFEGWMTRIMINTAISKSKKQFFTVAIGEKDIEDPEIEIKEDLIPTDYLTQIIQELPDAYRHVFNLYALDGYTHKEIASLLNISVGTSKSNFARARMKLKQKLQAYQDRKSAKVI; this is encoded by the coding sequence GTGGGTTTAAAAAAACTCATAATTAGATGCAAGAAACAGGATAGAAAGGCACAGGAAGAACTTTACCACGCTTACGCAGGAAAATTTTTAACTCTGTGCCTTAAATATTCTGAAAGTTATGAGCAGGCGGAGGATAATCTGCAGGATGGCTTCATTAAAATATTCAGCAAGATTGACCAGTATAATGAAAAAGGAACATTTGAAGGTTGGATGACCAGGATCATGATAAATACTGCTATAAGCAAAAGCAAAAAGCAGTTTTTTACCGTAGCGATAGGAGAGAAAGATATAGAAGATCCCGAAATTGAAATTAAGGAAGACTTAATCCCTACCGATTACCTAACTCAAATAATCCAGGAGTTGCCAGATGCATACAGGCACGTTTTTAATTTATATGCGCTGGACGGCTACACGCACAAAGAAATTGCGTCCCTGCTGAATATTTCTGTAGGTACATCAAAATCTAATTTTGCAAGGGCAAGGATGAAACTAAAACAAAAACTGCAGGCATATCAGGACCGGAAATCTGCAAAAGTTATATGA
- a CDS encoding Hsp20/alpha crystallin family protein: protein MSNLVKGNNFWPSTSSVDQFLNDSIFNWRNEMNGFNNAPRVNIAETDEEFKVEMAAPGMKRDDFHVELDNDILVIWSESSDEKEEQNSSYTRREFNYGSFRRIFHLPNTVEADKIKAKYQDGLLSLLIPKKEEAKRKPPRTIKIS, encoded by the coding sequence ATGAGCAATTTAGTAAAAGGAAATAATTTTTGGCCGTCAACATCTTCTGTTGATCAATTTTTAAACGACAGTATCTTCAACTGGCGTAACGAGATGAACGGATTTAACAATGCTCCTCGTGTAAATATTGCCGAAACAGATGAGGAATTTAAAGTGGAAATGGCCGCACCAGGTATGAAGAGGGATGATTTTCATGTAGAACTTGATAACGATATCCTGGTTATCTGGTCCGAAAGCTCAGATGAAAAAGAAGAACAAAATTCCTCTTACACCAGGAGAGAATTTAATTATGGATCTTTCAGAAGAATTTTCCACCTCCCGAACACAGTAGAAGCAGATAAAATAAAAGCTAAGTACCAGGACGGTTTGCTAAGTCTGTTAATTCCTAAAAAAGAGGAGGCAAAAAGAAAGCCCCCAAGAACAATTAAAATTTCTTAA
- a CDS encoding flavodoxin family protein: MELKTLFLNCTLKKSPETSNTEAFIHEAEKIFNELGVKTESVRVVDHNVKFGNTSDEGEGDDWPMILEKVKAADMVIIATPIWRGDRGSVAKVVNERFDGVMSEDTAENGQYLSYNKVGGVMVDGNEDGAKKAISSIVFDLSEQGFTIPVNGFTYYVGKAGPGPSYIEAEGNKHEFTNNMILLMVHNMVHMAKTLKMNPYPTPVKKLKERAEKMSE, from the coding sequence ATGGAACTGAAAACACTTTTCTTAAACTGTACTCTAAAGAAATCACCTGAAACTTCAAATACCGAAGCTTTTATACACGAAGCGGAAAAAATCTTCAATGAATTAGGAGTAAAAACCGAATCGGTGAGAGTAGTAGATCATAATGTGAAATTTGGAAACACCTCCGATGAAGGAGAAGGAGATGACTGGCCCATGATCCTGGAAAAAGTAAAAGCTGCAGACATGGTAATTATTGCTACTCCTATTTGGAGAGGAGACAGGGGCTCTGTCGCTAAAGTCGTTAATGAGAGATTCGATGGAGTAATGAGTGAGGATACTGCTGAAAATGGACAATATCTAAGTTATAACAAAGTAGGAGGTGTAATGGTAGATGGTAATGAAGACGGTGCGAAAAAAGCGATTTCCAGCATTGTTTTCGATCTTAGTGAACAGGGTTTCACAATTCCCGTCAACGGCTTCACTTACTACGTAGGAAAGGCAGGACCAGGACCAAGTTACATTGAAGCTGAAGGAAATAAACATGAATTTACAAATAATATGATCCTGCTAATGGTCCATAATATGGTGCATATGGCAAAAACGTTAAAAATGAATCCTTATCCTACGCCAGTAAAGAAGCTGAAAGAACGGGCAGAGAAAATGAGCGAATAG
- a CDS encoding sensor histidine kinase KdpD, whose protein sequence is MLLSQLKSFKIQDNKKPEFQPTPVDEFNLLNSRINKFISKAQESYKSQKEFIENASHEMQTPLAIALNNLEQLLETEGLGREHMELIEKTMGKLESLTRYNKSLLLLSRIQNEQFPEQEKVEVNHILKNLIEDFKDISDSKNVEIRFTEHASIELQMNQELAQIIFTNLLKNAIIHSPEGGIVEVEVTSSSVCFSNSGDTPLDENSIFTRFYRSGSQVPSNGLGLAIARAIAESYKLQLHYNYSEGHIFRIHI, encoded by the coding sequence GTGCTTCTTTCTCAATTAAAAAGCTTTAAAATTCAGGATAATAAAAAGCCGGAATTTCAACCCACTCCTGTAGATGAGTTTAACTTATTGAATTCCCGAATTAATAAATTTATATCCAAGGCACAGGAAAGTTATAAGAGCCAAAAAGAGTTTATAGAAAATGCTTCTCACGAAATGCAAACTCCACTTGCAATAGCTTTAAATAATCTTGAACAATTATTGGAAACTGAAGGATTAGGCAGAGAACATATGGAATTAATAGAAAAAACAATGGGTAAACTGGAAAGTCTTACTCGCTATAACAAATCTCTTCTTTTATTATCCAGGATTCAAAATGAACAATTTCCTGAACAGGAGAAGGTAGAAGTAAACCACATTTTAAAAAATCTTATTGAGGATTTTAAGGATATATCAGACTCAAAAAATGTTGAAATTAGGTTTACTGAACATGCATCTATTGAACTACAAATGAATCAGGAACTAGCTCAAATTATATTTACCAACCTCCTAAAAAATGCCATTATTCATTCACCTGAAGGTGGAATAGTGGAGGTGGAAGTAACTTCTTCATCGGTATGCTTTTCAAATTCTGGAGATACGCCTCTAGATGAGAATTCCATCTTTACGAGGTTTTATAGATCGGGTTCTCAAGTTCCTTCAAACGGATTAGGTTTGGCTATAGCAAGAGCAATTGCAGAATCCTATAAACTTCAGCTTCATTATAACTATAGTGAAGGGCATATTTTCCGTATACACATTTAA
- a CDS encoding Gfo/Idh/MocA family oxidoreductase has product MVEKPFTPTSAEANELIGLAKEKDLILSIHHNRRWDSDFLTVRKLLQEKKLGSVVEYEAHFDRFRTEIKSGWKEEQENPGSGILYDLGSHLIDQALVLFGLPKAVYADIRIQRDGATVPDNFELLLYYSGLKVTLKAGMLVKEKGPTFIIHGTKGSFVKYGDDPQEEKMKEGLKPKDIQDWGKEPENIFGTLNTVEEKTKVPSEEGAYIKFYENIYRAITENEELKVKPEQARDVIKVIETALKSQAEGRKIEFPV; this is encoded by the coding sequence GTGGTTGAAAAACCTTTTACGCCAACTTCTGCCGAAGCTAATGAGTTAATTGGACTCGCAAAGGAAAAAGACCTTATTTTAAGCATCCACCACAACAGGCGCTGGGACAGTGATTTCCTTACGGTGAGAAAATTGCTTCAGGAAAAGAAGCTTGGAAGTGTGGTAGAATATGAAGCTCATTTTGACAGATTTCGTACCGAAATAAAATCAGGCTGGAAGGAAGAACAGGAGAACCCGGGCAGCGGAATTCTCTATGATCTTGGCAGCCACTTAATAGATCAGGCTCTGGTCCTGTTTGGCTTGCCAAAAGCTGTTTATGCCGATATCAGGATACAGAGAGATGGAGCCACAGTTCCCGATAATTTTGAACTTCTGCTATATTATTCCGGATTAAAAGTAACTCTGAAAGCCGGAATGCTGGTAAAGGAAAAAGGACCAACTTTTATTATTCATGGCACCAAAGGAAGTTTTGTAAAGTATGGCGACGATCCTCAGGAAGAAAAAATGAAAGAGGGATTAAAACCAAAAGATATTCAGGATTGGGGAAAGGAACCGGAGAATATTTTCGGAACCTTAAATACTGTTGAGGAAAAGACAAAGGTCCCAAGTGAAGAAGGCGCCTACATAAAATTCTATGAGAATATTTACAGAGCAATAACGGAAAACGAAGAACTGAAAGTAAAACCTGAACAGGCCAGGGACGTCATTAAAGTTATTGAAACTGCGTTAAAAAGCCAGGCAGAGGGAAGAAAAATTGAATTTCCGGTTTAG
- a CDS encoding kelch repeat-containing protein — MRHFLFILILAFVSPTVHAQDLNWRNMEAANEPLARHENALVAVGEKIVLIGGRGEKPVDIYDIKEKKWSQGAQPPLEMHHMQAVSLDGLVYILGGFTGSWPYETPLTHILIYDLKEDTWTIGSEIPHGRRRGAAGAVAHNGKIYLINGIINGHTSGWVNWLDEYDPYTGQWKILADAPVARDHFQAVVINDKLFVAGGRRSGSGETGFSGTVKETNVYDFKSNTWNTMADIPTPRAYRCSCL, encoded by the coding sequence ATGCGGCACTTTCTTTTTATTCTTATTCTGGCATTTGTTTCACCAACAGTGCATGCACAGGATCTAAATTGGAGAAATATGGAAGCTGCAAATGAACCCCTGGCAAGACACGAAAATGCCCTCGTAGCCGTAGGTGAAAAAATCGTCCTTATTGGTGGAAGAGGTGAAAAACCTGTAGATATTTACGATATTAAGGAAAAAAAATGGAGCCAGGGTGCACAGCCTCCTTTGGAAATGCATCATATGCAGGCCGTAAGTCTTGACGGGCTCGTATACATTCTGGGCGGTTTTACAGGTTCCTGGCCCTATGAGACTCCTTTAACCCATATTTTAATTTATGATCTTAAAGAAGACACGTGGACAATAGGAAGTGAAATTCCACATGGCCGGAGAAGAGGCGCGGCAGGAGCTGTGGCTCACAATGGAAAGATTTACCTTATAAACGGGATCATCAACGGCCATACATCTGGCTGGGTAAACTGGCTGGACGAATATGATCCTTATACAGGCCAATGGAAGATTCTTGCCGATGCCCCCGTTGCCAGAGATCATTTTCAGGCAGTTGTTATAAATGATAAATTATTTGTTGCAGGTGGGAGAAGATCAGGAAGTGGAGAAACCGGGTTCTCGGGAACAGTTAAAGAAACCAATGTCTACGACTTCAAAAGCAATACCTGGAACACAATGGCCGATATTCCCACTCCCCGTGCTTACCGCTGCAGCTGTTTATAA
- a CDS encoding Gfo/Idh/MocA family protein: MQKVKVAIAGFGKGGRIYNSPIISSVEGLEITKILTSSPDNIAAANGDFPKAQVVSSYEELLGDPEVDLVVITTPNHLHKQYVQKALNARNM, from the coding sequence ATGCAAAAAGTAAAGGTTGCTATAGCCGGATTTGGAAAGGGAGGGAGAATTTATAATTCACCAATTATCTCAAGTGTGGAAGGTTTGGAAATAACAAAAATACTCACTTCCAGTCCAGACAATATAGCTGCCGCAAATGGAGATTTTCCAAAAGCACAGGTAGTTTCTTCTTATGAAGAACTTCTTGGAGATCCGGAAGTAGATCTGGTGGTAATTACCACTCCTAACCATCTTCATAAACAATATGTACAAAAAGCATTAAATGCTAGAAACATGTAG
- a CDS encoding RtcB family protein, which yields MLSADEAPEAYKNLDEVLSHQGETIEVLHRLHPIGVAMAGEETFDPYKD from the coding sequence GTGCTAAGTGCAGATGAAGCTCCGGAAGCCTATAAAAATCTTGATGAGGTGCTAAGCCATCAGGGAGAAACAATTGAAGTACTTCACCGCCTCCACCCGATAGGTGTTGCAATGGCAGGAGAAGAAACATTTGATCCCTATAAAGATTAA
- a CDS encoding RtcB family protein: MLSRDVVVDKVLEILGAGKPTFEVHNHHNFAWQEEHFGEKYWVVRKGCTPAFPGQMGFIGANMEDTSVIVKAKDTPLSRDGLFSTVHGAGRVMSRRKAAGKTKWMRGKDGKKRPTIVSKGAVDFDAVKARLKNKVELRGAKCR; this comes from the coding sequence ATGCTTAGTCGGGATGTGGTTGTAGATAAAGTACTGGAAATTCTCGGTGCAGGGAAACCAACTTTTGAAGTTCACAACCATCATAATTTTGCATGGCAGGAGGAACATTTCGGCGAGAAATACTGGGTAGTTCGAAAAGGATGTACTCCCGCCTTTCCCGGGCAAATGGGATTTATTGGTGCTAATATGGAGGATACTTCTGTAATAGTAAAAGCTAAGGATACCCCACTTTCCCGCGACGGACTTTTCTCAACAGTGCATGGAGCAGGCAGAGTAATGTCCCGCCGAAAAGCTGCGGGAAAAACTAAATGGATGAGAGGGAAGGACGGTAAAAAGAGACCGACAATCGTGTCAAAAGGAGCTGTAGATTTTGATGCTGTAAAAGCAAGGCTAAAAAACAAAGTCGAATTAAGAGGTGCTAAGTGCAGATGA
- a CDS encoding kelch repeat-containing protein, with protein sequence MLTAAAVYNDTYLVIGGESDTQEVAHNEVESLDPVSGTWKELTPLQTYRHGTQAVYLEDNIIVGAGSGNRGGGPELTSFEILPASDNSDITFDEFEVSSLKASKDSLSFGSGNPVQELILTNPGEKSIVISYLQLNNAEGFQLKSELSSPIIVGPRKTVKIQISSSGTAGNSSAKILIKTLGDSKPLEITLSR encoded by the coding sequence GTGCTTACCGCTGCAGCTGTTTATAATGATACTTACCTGGTTATTGGCGGGGAAAGCGATACCCAGGAAGTAGCTCACAATGAAGTGGAATCCCTGGATCCTGTTTCCGGAACCTGGAAAGAATTAACTCCATTACAAACCTACCGCCACGGTACCCAGGCCGTTTATCTTGAAGATAATATTATTGTTGGTGCCGGAAGTGGAAATCGAGGCGGTGGTCCCGAACTCACTTCTTTTGAAATTCTCCCTGCTTCAGATAATTCTGATATAACTTTTGATGAATTTGAGGTTAGTTCCTTAAAAGCCTCTAAAGATTCCCTATCGTTTGGTTCAGGAAATCCTGTTCAGGAGTTAATTCTCACTAATCCCGGGGAAAAATCTATAGTTATAAGTTACCTGCAGCTTAATAATGCTGAAGGTTTTCAGTTAAAGTCAGAACTCTCCTCTCCTATTATAGTGGGTCCTCGTAAAACTGTAAAAATTCAGATTTCATCTTCCGGAACGGCAGGAAATTCTTCAGCAAAAATTCTAATTAAAACTTTGGGTGATTCTAAACCTCTCGAAATTACATTAAGCAGGTAG